One Citrobacter amalonaticus genomic window carries:
- a CDS encoding YicS family protein has translation MKRAVLPIIAALFLLPALAQADSPYGALQSAHEKNTILKDLRKICTPQGSPSDEAWEKTIMANEGNQQHIREAAVAMERNNQSNYWEALGKVVCPDM, from the coding sequence ATGAAACGAGCCGTTTTACCGATCATTGCCGCCCTTTTCTTGCTGCCGGCTCTGGCGCAGGCCGACTCGCCTTATGGCGCACTGCAATCCGCGCACGAAAAAAATACGATACTCAAAGACTTACGAAAAATTTGTACGCCGCAAGGTTCGCCTTCAGACGAGGCATGGGAAAAAACGATCATGGCGAATGAAGGCAATCAGCAGCACATCCGCGAGGCGGCGGTGGCGATGGAAAGGAATAATCAGAGCAACTACTGGGAAGCGCTCGGCAAGGTGGTATGCCCGGATATGTAG
- a CDS encoding GNAT family N-acetyltransferase: MQIQITDTVTEDDQNTLLTGLRAYNFQFLQTRNFGDLAVYWRDEQQNIRGGLIGKIKGEWLSIDLLWMHESLRKGGYGSQLIQAAEHAARERGCLHALVDTLSFQALPFYQKNGYQLQLTLDDFPEKGAARHYLSKTF; this comes from the coding sequence ATGCAGATACAGATTACCGATACCGTTACCGAAGACGATCAAAACACGCTGCTCACCGGATTGCGTGCTTACAATTTTCAGTTTCTGCAAACGAGAAATTTTGGCGATCTGGCGGTTTACTGGCGTGACGAGCAGCAGAATATCCGGGGGGGATTAATTGGCAAAATCAAAGGGGAATGGCTGAGCATTGATTTGTTATGGATGCATGAATCCCTGCGTAAAGGCGGTTACGGTAGCCAGCTAATCCAGGCCGCAGAGCACGCCGCTCGCGAAAGAGGATGTCTCCATGCGCTGGTCGATACCCTGAGTTTTCAGGCGCTGCCGTTCTACCAGAAGAACGGTTACCAACTGCAACTGACGCTTGATGACTTCCCGGAAAAAGGGGCTGCCCGGCATTATTTATCGAAAACATTTTGA